The nucleotide window CGGACAAGTGTACTTTGTTGCATAACAATTCCTTATCCTTTCTTTGCCATTCTGCGGTACCTGCCATAAGGGTCCTGAGGAGAAAAGCGAACCGGATTTGGGGAGGCAGTTTTTCCCCCGCAAACCGGACAAATTTCCCTTAAAGTGTACCTACCGCAATTTTTGCATTTGCGGATCTTTTGTCCCAAAGGGTATCACGCCTTTGCTGATTCGATATGCCGCTTGAATGTCCCATGTCCGCCAAGTTTGGTAATACTATCAACTGCTGTCTGGGCAGATTTTTTAAGGACTGATTCAGCTTTCTTGTAATCCGGGGCAATTACCTTAATTCGGTATCTTGGAGCCCCTGTGTAACTTATTTCGAGCCTTATGTCTTTTCCATCAACGTCACTTATGGAATTTGCAGCACTGAGGGCTTGCTTTATGACTTCTATGCCGTTTGGAAGGTTACAGGTAAGATCCACATAGCCTGCAATGTCTACAAAAGGCAGTTTGATGTTTTCTCCTGCGATTTTGATTATACTTTTTAAGTATTTTTTATTGACTTTGACTGCTTTGAAGGCTCTCTCCCCTTCGATAGCAGCTTCTTCAAAGGCTGAATATGCACTTCCGAACTCTTCTACGAGTTTTTCGTGCAAATCTTCCAGGTTACTTTCCTCAGTTTTTGTCTCTTCAGCCACGAACTGGAGCCATTTGGCGGCTTTCTGCTCATTTTTCCATTCCTGGATTTTAGCGCGCCTCTGGTGTTCGTTTACGTCTTTCAATGAAAGGTC belongs to Methanosarcina barkeri 3 and includes:
- a CDS encoding RNA-protein complex protein Nop10, whose translation is MGQKIRKCKNCGRYTLREICPVCGGKTASPNPVRFSPQDPYGRYRRMAKKG
- a CDS encoding translation initiation factor IF-2 subunit alpha, translated to MGNDNWPEVGEFVVCTVKNVTDFGAYVELEEFGGREGFIHISEIKAGWVKYVRDYVREGQKIVCKVLNVDPSRGHIDLSLKDVNEHQRRAKIQEWKNEQKAAKWLQFVAEETKTEESNLEDLHEKLVEEFGSAYSAFEEAAIEGERAFKAVKVNKKYLKSIIKIAGENIKLPFVDIAGYVDLTCNLPNGIEVIKQALSAANSISDVDGKDIRLEISYTGAPRYRIKVIAPDYKKAESVLKKSAQTAVDSITKLGGHGTFKRHIESAKA